From Piliocolobus tephrosceles isolate RC106 chromosome 16, ASM277652v3, whole genome shotgun sequence, the proteins below share one genomic window:
- the TMC6 gene encoding transmembrane channel-like protein 6 isoform X2 — protein MAQPLAFVLDVPETPGDQGSQDPSPYDESEVHDSFHQLIQEQSQWVAQEGLELQQREQEAPGSGQQTLPRPEGTQSTATLRILASMPSRTIGRSRGAIISQYYSRTVQLRRRSSRPLLGNFVLSARPSLRLYDLELDPTAREEEEKQSLLVKELQSLAVAQRDHMLRGMPLSLAEKRSLREKSRTPTGRWRGQRGSGGVCSCCGRLRYACVLALHSLGLVLLSGLQALTPWRYALKRIGGQFGSSVLSYFLFLKTLLAFNAVLLLLLVAFIMGPQVAFPPTLPGPAPVCTGLELLTGAGCFTHTVMFYGHYSNATLNQPCGSPLDGSQCTPRAGGLPYNMPLAYLYTVGAGFFITCITLVYSMAHSFGESYRVGSTSGIHAITVFCSWDYKVTQKRASRLQQDNIRTRLKELLAEWQLRQSPRSVCGRLRQAAALGLAWLLCLGTALGCAVAVHVFSEFLIQSPEAAGQEAALLVLPLVVGLLNLGAPYLCRVLAALEPHDSPVLEVYVAICRNLILKLAILGTLCYHWLGRRVAVLQGQCWEDFVGQELYRFLVMDFVLMLLDTLFGELVWRIISEKKLKRRRKPEFDIARNVLELIYGQTLTWLGVLFSPLLPAVQIIKLLLVFYVKKTSLLANCQAPRRPWLASHMSTVFLTLLCFPAFLGAAVFLCYAVWQVKPSSTCGPFRTLDSMYEAGRVWVRYLEAAGPRVSWLPWVHRYLVENTFFVFLVSALLLAVIYLNIQVVRGQRRVICLLKEQISNEGEDKIFLINKLHSIYERKEREERSRVGTTEETAAPPALLTEERDD, from the exons ATGGCCCAGCCGCTGGCCTTCGTCCTCGATGTCCCTGAGACCCCGGGGGACCAGGG CAGCCAGGATCCCAGCCCCTACGATGAAAGCGAAGTACACGATTCCTTCCACCAGCTCATCCAAGAACAGAGCCAGTGGGTGGCCCAGGAGGGGCTGGAGCTGCAGCAGAGAGAGCAGGAGGCCCCAG GGAGTGGCCAGCAGACGCTCCCGCGGCCCGAGGGCACCCAGAGCACGGCCACACTCCGCATCCTGGCCAGCATGCCCAGCCGCACCATTG GCCGCAGCCGAGGCGCCATAATCTCCCAGTACTACAGCCGCACAGTGCAGCTTCGGCGCAGGAGCAGCCGGCCCCTGCTCGGGAACTTTGTCCTCTCCGCCCGGCCCAGCCTCCGCCTGTACGACTTGGAGCTGGACCCCACAGCCCGGGAGGAGGAGG AGAAGCAGAGCCTCCTGGTGAAGGAGCTCCAGAGCCTGGCGGTGGCACAGCGGGACCACATGCTTCGAGGGATGCCCTTAAGCCTGGCTGAGAAACGCAGCCTGCG AGAGAAGAGCAGGACCCCGACGGGGAGGTGGAGAGGCCAGCGGGGCAGTGGCGGGGTCTGCTCCTGCTGTGGCCGGCTCAGATATGCCTGCGTGCTG GCCTTGCACAGCCTGGGGCTGGTGCTGCTCTCCGGCCTGCAGGCCCTGACGCCATGGCGCTATGCCCTGAAGCGCATCGGGGGCCAGTTCGGCTCCAGCGTGCTCTCCTACTTCCTCTTCCTCAAAACCCTGCTGGCTTTCAACGctgtcctgctgctgctgctggtggccTTCATCATGGGCCCGCAGGTCGCCTTCCCGCCCACCCTGCCGGGCCCTGCCCCCGTCTGCACAGGCCTGGAGCTCCTCACAGGCGCG GGCTGCTTCACCCACACTGTCATGTTCTACGGCCACTACAGTAACGCCACGCTGAACCAGCCGTGTGGCAGCCCCCTGGACGGCAGCCAGTGCACACCCAGGGCGGGCGGCCTGCCCTACAACATGCCCCTGGCCTACCTCTACACTGTGGGTGCAGGCTTCTTTATCACCTGCATCACCCTGGTGTACAG CATGGCTCACTCTTTCGGGGAGAGCTACCGGGTGGGCAGCACCTCTGGCATCCACGCTATCACCGTCTTCTGCTCCTGGGACTACAAGGTGACGCAGAAGCGGGCCTCCCGCCTCCAGCAGGACAACATTCGCACCCGGCTGAAG GAGCTGCTGGCTGAGTGGCAGCTGCGGCAGAGCCCCAGGAGCGTGtgcgggaggctgcggcaggcggCTGCGCTGGGGCTTGCATGGCTGCTGTGTCTGGGGACTGCACTGGGCTGCGCTGTGGCCGTCCACGTCTTCTCAGAGTTCTTGATCCAG AGTCCGGAGGCTGCTGGCCAGGAGGCTGCGCTGCTGGTCCTGCCCCTGGTGGTTGGCCTTCTCAACCTGGGGGCCCCCTACCTGTGCCGTGTTCTGGCCGCCCTGGAGCCGCATGACTCCCCGGTGCTGGAGGTGTACGTGGCCATCTGCAG GAACCTCATCCTCAAGCTGGCCATCCTGGGGACATTGTGCTACCACTGGCTGGGCCGCAGGGTGGCTGTCCTGCAGGGCCAGTGCTGGGAGGACTTTGTGGGCCAGGAGCTGTACCGGTTCCTGGTGATGGACTTCGTCCTCATGCTTCTGGACACGCTTTTTGGGGAGCTGGTGTGGAG GATTATCTCCGAGAAGAAGCTGAAGAGGCGGCGGAAGCCGGAGTTTGACATCGCCCGGAATGTCCTGGAGCTGATTTACGGGCAGACTCTGACCTG GCTGGGGGTGCTCTTCTCACCCCTCCTCCCCGCCGTGCAGATCATCAAGCTGCTGCTCGTCTTCTACGTCAAGAAG ACCAGCCTTCTGGCCAACTGCCAGGCGCCGCGCCGGCCCTGGCTGGCCTCACACATGAGCACGGTCTTCCTCACGCTGCTCTGCTTCCCCGCCTTCCTGGGCGCTGCCGTCTTCCTCTGCTACGCAGTCTGGCA GGTGAAGCCCTCGAGCACCTGTGGCCCCTTCCGGACCCTGGACAGCATGTACGAGGCTGGCAGGGTGTGGGTGCGCTACCTGGAGGCGGCGGGCCCCAGGGTCTCCTGGCTGCCCTGGGTGCACCGGTACCTGGTGGAAAACACATTCTTCGTCTTCCTGGTGTCAGCCCTGCTGCT GGCCGTGATCTACCTCAACATCCAGGTGGTGCGGGGCCAGCGGAGGGTCATCTGCCTGCTCAAGGAGCAGATCAGCAAC GAGGGGGAAGACAAAATCTTCTTAATCAACAAGCTTCACTCCATCTacgagaggaaggagagggaggagaggagcag GGTTGGGACAACCGAGGAGACTGCAGCACCCCCTGCGCTGCTCACAGAGGAACGGGATGACTAG
- the TMC6 gene encoding transmembrane channel-like protein 6 isoform X7, with the protein MSLRPRGTRAARIPAPTMKAKYTIPSTSSSKNRASGWPRRGWSCSRESRRPQGVASRRSRGPRAPRARPHSASWPACPAAPLYYSRTVQLRRRSSRPLLGNFVLSARPSLRLYDLELDPTAREEEEKQSLLVKELQSLAVAQRDHMLRGMPLSLAEKRSLREKSRTPTGRWRGQRGSGGVCSCCGRLRYACVLALHSLGLVLLSGLQALTPWRYALKRIGGQFGSSVLSYFLFLKTLLAFNAVLLLLLVAFIMGPQVAFPPTLPGPAPVCTGLELLTGAGCFTHTVMFYGHYSNATLNQPCGSPLDGSQCTPRAGGLPYNMPLAYLYTVGAGFFITCITLVYSMAHSFGESYRVGSTSGIHAITVFCSWDYKVTQKRASRLQQDNIRTRLKELLAEWQLRQSPRSVCGRLRQAAALGLAWLLCLGTALGCAVAVHVFSEFLIQSPEAAGQEAALLVLPLVVGLLNLGAPYLCRVLAALEPHDSPVLEVYVAICRNLILKLAILGTLCYHWLGRRVAVLQGQCWEDFVGQELYRFLVMDFVLMLLDTLFGELVWSRIISEKKLKRRRKPEFDIARNVLELIYGQTLTWLGVLFSPLLPAVQIIKLLLVFYVKKTSLLANCQAPRRPWLASHMSTVFLTLLCFPAFLGAAVFLCYAVWQVKPSSTCGPFRTLDSMYEAGRVWVRYLEAAGPRVSWLPWVHRYLVENTFFVFLVSALLLAVIYLNIQVVRGQRRVICLLKEQISNEGEDKIFLINKLHSIYERKEREERSRVGTTEETAAPPALLTEERDD; encoded by the exons ATGTCCCTGAGACCCCGGGGGACCAGGG CAGCCAGGATCCCAGCCCCTACGATGAAAGCGAAGTACACGATTCCTTCCACCAGCTCATCCAAGAACAGAGCCAGTGGGTGGCCCAGGAGGGGCTGGAGCTGCAGCAGAGAGAGCAGGAGGCCCCAG GGAGTGGCCAGCAGACGCTCCCGCGGCCCGAGGGCACCCAGAGCACGGCCACACTCCGCATCCTGGCCAGCATGCCCAGCCGCACCATTG TACTACAGCCGCACAGTGCAGCTTCGGCGCAGGAGCAGCCGGCCCCTGCTCGGGAACTTTGTCCTCTCCGCCCGGCCCAGCCTCCGCCTGTACGACTTGGAGCTGGACCCCACAGCCCGGGAGGAGGAGG AGAAGCAGAGCCTCCTGGTGAAGGAGCTCCAGAGCCTGGCGGTGGCACAGCGGGACCACATGCTTCGAGGGATGCCCTTAAGCCTGGCTGAGAAACGCAGCCTGCG AGAGAAGAGCAGGACCCCGACGGGGAGGTGGAGAGGCCAGCGGGGCAGTGGCGGGGTCTGCTCCTGCTGTGGCCGGCTCAGATATGCCTGCGTGCTG GCCTTGCACAGCCTGGGGCTGGTGCTGCTCTCCGGCCTGCAGGCCCTGACGCCATGGCGCTATGCCCTGAAGCGCATCGGGGGCCAGTTCGGCTCCAGCGTGCTCTCCTACTTCCTCTTCCTCAAAACCCTGCTGGCTTTCAACGctgtcctgctgctgctgctggtggccTTCATCATGGGCCCGCAGGTCGCCTTCCCGCCCACCCTGCCGGGCCCTGCCCCCGTCTGCACAGGCCTGGAGCTCCTCACAGGCGCG GGCTGCTTCACCCACACTGTCATGTTCTACGGCCACTACAGTAACGCCACGCTGAACCAGCCGTGTGGCAGCCCCCTGGACGGCAGCCAGTGCACACCCAGGGCGGGCGGCCTGCCCTACAACATGCCCCTGGCCTACCTCTACACTGTGGGTGCAGGCTTCTTTATCACCTGCATCACCCTGGTGTACAG CATGGCTCACTCTTTCGGGGAGAGCTACCGGGTGGGCAGCACCTCTGGCATCCACGCTATCACCGTCTTCTGCTCCTGGGACTACAAGGTGACGCAGAAGCGGGCCTCCCGCCTCCAGCAGGACAACATTCGCACCCGGCTGAAG GAGCTGCTGGCTGAGTGGCAGCTGCGGCAGAGCCCCAGGAGCGTGtgcgggaggctgcggcaggcggCTGCGCTGGGGCTTGCATGGCTGCTGTGTCTGGGGACTGCACTGGGCTGCGCTGTGGCCGTCCACGTCTTCTCAGAGTTCTTGATCCAG AGTCCGGAGGCTGCTGGCCAGGAGGCTGCGCTGCTGGTCCTGCCCCTGGTGGTTGGCCTTCTCAACCTGGGGGCCCCCTACCTGTGCCGTGTTCTGGCCGCCCTGGAGCCGCATGACTCCCCGGTGCTGGAGGTGTACGTGGCCATCTGCAG GAACCTCATCCTCAAGCTGGCCATCCTGGGGACATTGTGCTACCACTGGCTGGGCCGCAGGGTGGCTGTCCTGCAGGGCCAGTGCTGGGAGGACTTTGTGGGCCAGGAGCTGTACCGGTTCCTGGTGATGGACTTCGTCCTCATGCTTCTGGACACGCTTTTTGGGGAGCTGGTGTGGAG CAGGATTATCTCCGAGAAGAAGCTGAAGAGGCGGCGGAAGCCGGAGTTTGACATCGCCCGGAATGTCCTGGAGCTGATTTACGGGCAGACTCTGACCTG GCTGGGGGTGCTCTTCTCACCCCTCCTCCCCGCCGTGCAGATCATCAAGCTGCTGCTCGTCTTCTACGTCAAGAAG ACCAGCCTTCTGGCCAACTGCCAGGCGCCGCGCCGGCCCTGGCTGGCCTCACACATGAGCACGGTCTTCCTCACGCTGCTCTGCTTCCCCGCCTTCCTGGGCGCTGCCGTCTTCCTCTGCTACGCAGTCTGGCA GGTGAAGCCCTCGAGCACCTGTGGCCCCTTCCGGACCCTGGACAGCATGTACGAGGCTGGCAGGGTGTGGGTGCGCTACCTGGAGGCGGCGGGCCCCAGGGTCTCCTGGCTGCCCTGGGTGCACCGGTACCTGGTGGAAAACACATTCTTCGTCTTCCTGGTGTCAGCCCTGCTGCT GGCCGTGATCTACCTCAACATCCAGGTGGTGCGGGGCCAGCGGAGGGTCATCTGCCTGCTCAAGGAGCAGATCAGCAAC GAGGGGGAAGACAAAATCTTCTTAATCAACAAGCTTCACTCCATCTacgagaggaaggagagggaggagaggagcag GGTTGGGACAACCGAGGAGACTGCAGCACCCCCTGCGCTGCTCACAGAGGAACGGGATGACTAG
- the TMC6 gene encoding transmembrane channel-like protein 6 isoform X3, whose amino-acid sequence MAQPLAFVLDVPETPGDQGQDPSPYDESEVHDSFHQLIQEQSQWVAQEGLELQQREQEAPGSGQQTLPRPEGTQSTATLRILASMPSRTIGRSRGAIISQYYSRTVQLRRRSSRPLLGNFVLSARPSLRLYDLELDPTAREEEEKQSLLVKELQSLAVAQRDHMLRGMPLSLAEKRSLREKSRTPTGRWRGQRGSGGVCSCCGRLRYACVLALHSLGLVLLSGLQALTPWRYALKRIGGQFGSSVLSYFLFLKTLLAFNAVLLLLLVAFIMGPQVAFPPTLPGPAPVCTGLELLTGAGCFTHTVMFYGHYSNATLNQPCGSPLDGSQCTPRAGGLPYNMPLAYLYTVGAGFFITCITLVYSMAHSFGESYRVGSTSGIHAITVFCSWDYKVTQKRASRLQQDNIRTRLKELLAEWQLRQSPRSVCGRLRQAAALGLAWLLCLGTALGCAVAVHVFSEFLIQSPEAAGQEAALLVLPLVVGLLNLGAPYLCRVLAALEPHDSPVLEVYVAICRNLILKLAILGTLCYHWLGRRVAVLQGQCWEDFVGQELYRFLVMDFVLMLLDTLFGELVWSRIISEKKLKRRRKPEFDIARNVLELIYGQTLTWLGVLFSPLLPAVQIIKLLLVFYVKKTSLLANCQAPRRPWLASHMSTVFLTLLCFPAFLGAAVFLCYAVWQVKPSSTCGPFRTLDSMYEAGRVWVRYLEAAGPRVSWLPWVHRYLVENTFFVFLVSALLLAVIYLNIQVVRGQRRVICLLKEQISNEGEDKIFLINKLHSIYERKEREERSRVGTTEETAAPPALLTEERDD is encoded by the exons ATGGCCCAGCCGCTGGCCTTCGTCCTCGATGTCCCTGAGACCCCGGGGGACCAGGG CCAGGATCCCAGCCCCTACGATGAAAGCGAAGTACACGATTCCTTCCACCAGCTCATCCAAGAACAGAGCCAGTGGGTGGCCCAGGAGGGGCTGGAGCTGCAGCAGAGAGAGCAGGAGGCCCCAG GGAGTGGCCAGCAGACGCTCCCGCGGCCCGAGGGCACCCAGAGCACGGCCACACTCCGCATCCTGGCCAGCATGCCCAGCCGCACCATTG GCCGCAGCCGAGGCGCCATAATCTCCCAGTACTACAGCCGCACAGTGCAGCTTCGGCGCAGGAGCAGCCGGCCCCTGCTCGGGAACTTTGTCCTCTCCGCCCGGCCCAGCCTCCGCCTGTACGACTTGGAGCTGGACCCCACAGCCCGGGAGGAGGAGG AGAAGCAGAGCCTCCTGGTGAAGGAGCTCCAGAGCCTGGCGGTGGCACAGCGGGACCACATGCTTCGAGGGATGCCCTTAAGCCTGGCTGAGAAACGCAGCCTGCG AGAGAAGAGCAGGACCCCGACGGGGAGGTGGAGAGGCCAGCGGGGCAGTGGCGGGGTCTGCTCCTGCTGTGGCCGGCTCAGATATGCCTGCGTGCTG GCCTTGCACAGCCTGGGGCTGGTGCTGCTCTCCGGCCTGCAGGCCCTGACGCCATGGCGCTATGCCCTGAAGCGCATCGGGGGCCAGTTCGGCTCCAGCGTGCTCTCCTACTTCCTCTTCCTCAAAACCCTGCTGGCTTTCAACGctgtcctgctgctgctgctggtggccTTCATCATGGGCCCGCAGGTCGCCTTCCCGCCCACCCTGCCGGGCCCTGCCCCCGTCTGCACAGGCCTGGAGCTCCTCACAGGCGCG GGCTGCTTCACCCACACTGTCATGTTCTACGGCCACTACAGTAACGCCACGCTGAACCAGCCGTGTGGCAGCCCCCTGGACGGCAGCCAGTGCACACCCAGGGCGGGCGGCCTGCCCTACAACATGCCCCTGGCCTACCTCTACACTGTGGGTGCAGGCTTCTTTATCACCTGCATCACCCTGGTGTACAG CATGGCTCACTCTTTCGGGGAGAGCTACCGGGTGGGCAGCACCTCTGGCATCCACGCTATCACCGTCTTCTGCTCCTGGGACTACAAGGTGACGCAGAAGCGGGCCTCCCGCCTCCAGCAGGACAACATTCGCACCCGGCTGAAG GAGCTGCTGGCTGAGTGGCAGCTGCGGCAGAGCCCCAGGAGCGTGtgcgggaggctgcggcaggcggCTGCGCTGGGGCTTGCATGGCTGCTGTGTCTGGGGACTGCACTGGGCTGCGCTGTGGCCGTCCACGTCTTCTCAGAGTTCTTGATCCAG AGTCCGGAGGCTGCTGGCCAGGAGGCTGCGCTGCTGGTCCTGCCCCTGGTGGTTGGCCTTCTCAACCTGGGGGCCCCCTACCTGTGCCGTGTTCTGGCCGCCCTGGAGCCGCATGACTCCCCGGTGCTGGAGGTGTACGTGGCCATCTGCAG GAACCTCATCCTCAAGCTGGCCATCCTGGGGACATTGTGCTACCACTGGCTGGGCCGCAGGGTGGCTGTCCTGCAGGGCCAGTGCTGGGAGGACTTTGTGGGCCAGGAGCTGTACCGGTTCCTGGTGATGGACTTCGTCCTCATGCTTCTGGACACGCTTTTTGGGGAGCTGGTGTGGAG CAGGATTATCTCCGAGAAGAAGCTGAAGAGGCGGCGGAAGCCGGAGTTTGACATCGCCCGGAATGTCCTGGAGCTGATTTACGGGCAGACTCTGACCTG GCTGGGGGTGCTCTTCTCACCCCTCCTCCCCGCCGTGCAGATCATCAAGCTGCTGCTCGTCTTCTACGTCAAGAAG ACCAGCCTTCTGGCCAACTGCCAGGCGCCGCGCCGGCCCTGGCTGGCCTCACACATGAGCACGGTCTTCCTCACGCTGCTCTGCTTCCCCGCCTTCCTGGGCGCTGCCGTCTTCCTCTGCTACGCAGTCTGGCA GGTGAAGCCCTCGAGCACCTGTGGCCCCTTCCGGACCCTGGACAGCATGTACGAGGCTGGCAGGGTGTGGGTGCGCTACCTGGAGGCGGCGGGCCCCAGGGTCTCCTGGCTGCCCTGGGTGCACCGGTACCTGGTGGAAAACACATTCTTCGTCTTCCTGGTGTCAGCCCTGCTGCT GGCCGTGATCTACCTCAACATCCAGGTGGTGCGGGGCCAGCGGAGGGTCATCTGCCTGCTCAAGGAGCAGATCAGCAAC GAGGGGGAAGACAAAATCTTCTTAATCAACAAGCTTCACTCCATCTacgagaggaaggagagggaggagaggagcag GGTTGGGACAACCGAGGAGACTGCAGCACCCCCTGCGCTGCTCACAGAGGAACGGGATGACTAG
- the TMC6 gene encoding transmembrane channel-like protein 6 isoform X1, which yields MAQPLAFVLDVPETPGDQGSQDPSPYDESEVHDSFHQLIQEQSQWVAQEGLELQQREQEAPGSGQQTLPRPEGTQSTATLRILASMPSRTIGRSRGAIISQYYSRTVQLRRRSSRPLLGNFVLSARPSLRLYDLELDPTAREEEEKQSLLVKELQSLAVAQRDHMLRGMPLSLAEKRSLREKSRTPTGRWRGQRGSGGVCSCCGRLRYACVLALHSLGLVLLSGLQALTPWRYALKRIGGQFGSSVLSYFLFLKTLLAFNAVLLLLLVAFIMGPQVAFPPTLPGPAPVCTGLELLTGAGCFTHTVMFYGHYSNATLNQPCGSPLDGSQCTPRAGGLPYNMPLAYLYTVGAGFFITCITLVYSMAHSFGESYRVGSTSGIHAITVFCSWDYKVTQKRASRLQQDNIRTRLKELLAEWQLRQSPRSVCGRLRQAAALGLAWLLCLGTALGCAVAVHVFSEFLIQSPEAAGQEAALLVLPLVVGLLNLGAPYLCRVLAALEPHDSPVLEVYVAICRNLILKLAILGTLCYHWLGRRVAVLQGQCWEDFVGQELYRFLVMDFVLMLLDTLFGELVWSRIISEKKLKRRRKPEFDIARNVLELIYGQTLTWLGVLFSPLLPAVQIIKLLLVFYVKKTSLLANCQAPRRPWLASHMSTVFLTLLCFPAFLGAAVFLCYAVWQVKPSSTCGPFRTLDSMYEAGRVWVRYLEAAGPRVSWLPWVHRYLVENTFFVFLVSALLLAVIYLNIQVVRGQRRVICLLKEQISNEGEDKIFLINKLHSIYERKEREERSRVGTTEETAAPPALLTEERDD from the exons ATGGCCCAGCCGCTGGCCTTCGTCCTCGATGTCCCTGAGACCCCGGGGGACCAGGG CAGCCAGGATCCCAGCCCCTACGATGAAAGCGAAGTACACGATTCCTTCCACCAGCTCATCCAAGAACAGAGCCAGTGGGTGGCCCAGGAGGGGCTGGAGCTGCAGCAGAGAGAGCAGGAGGCCCCAG GGAGTGGCCAGCAGACGCTCCCGCGGCCCGAGGGCACCCAGAGCACGGCCACACTCCGCATCCTGGCCAGCATGCCCAGCCGCACCATTG GCCGCAGCCGAGGCGCCATAATCTCCCAGTACTACAGCCGCACAGTGCAGCTTCGGCGCAGGAGCAGCCGGCCCCTGCTCGGGAACTTTGTCCTCTCCGCCCGGCCCAGCCTCCGCCTGTACGACTTGGAGCTGGACCCCACAGCCCGGGAGGAGGAGG AGAAGCAGAGCCTCCTGGTGAAGGAGCTCCAGAGCCTGGCGGTGGCACAGCGGGACCACATGCTTCGAGGGATGCCCTTAAGCCTGGCTGAGAAACGCAGCCTGCG AGAGAAGAGCAGGACCCCGACGGGGAGGTGGAGAGGCCAGCGGGGCAGTGGCGGGGTCTGCTCCTGCTGTGGCCGGCTCAGATATGCCTGCGTGCTG GCCTTGCACAGCCTGGGGCTGGTGCTGCTCTCCGGCCTGCAGGCCCTGACGCCATGGCGCTATGCCCTGAAGCGCATCGGGGGCCAGTTCGGCTCCAGCGTGCTCTCCTACTTCCTCTTCCTCAAAACCCTGCTGGCTTTCAACGctgtcctgctgctgctgctggtggccTTCATCATGGGCCCGCAGGTCGCCTTCCCGCCCACCCTGCCGGGCCCTGCCCCCGTCTGCACAGGCCTGGAGCTCCTCACAGGCGCG GGCTGCTTCACCCACACTGTCATGTTCTACGGCCACTACAGTAACGCCACGCTGAACCAGCCGTGTGGCAGCCCCCTGGACGGCAGCCAGTGCACACCCAGGGCGGGCGGCCTGCCCTACAACATGCCCCTGGCCTACCTCTACACTGTGGGTGCAGGCTTCTTTATCACCTGCATCACCCTGGTGTACAG CATGGCTCACTCTTTCGGGGAGAGCTACCGGGTGGGCAGCACCTCTGGCATCCACGCTATCACCGTCTTCTGCTCCTGGGACTACAAGGTGACGCAGAAGCGGGCCTCCCGCCTCCAGCAGGACAACATTCGCACCCGGCTGAAG GAGCTGCTGGCTGAGTGGCAGCTGCGGCAGAGCCCCAGGAGCGTGtgcgggaggctgcggcaggcggCTGCGCTGGGGCTTGCATGGCTGCTGTGTCTGGGGACTGCACTGGGCTGCGCTGTGGCCGTCCACGTCTTCTCAGAGTTCTTGATCCAG AGTCCGGAGGCTGCTGGCCAGGAGGCTGCGCTGCTGGTCCTGCCCCTGGTGGTTGGCCTTCTCAACCTGGGGGCCCCCTACCTGTGCCGTGTTCTGGCCGCCCTGGAGCCGCATGACTCCCCGGTGCTGGAGGTGTACGTGGCCATCTGCAG GAACCTCATCCTCAAGCTGGCCATCCTGGGGACATTGTGCTACCACTGGCTGGGCCGCAGGGTGGCTGTCCTGCAGGGCCAGTGCTGGGAGGACTTTGTGGGCCAGGAGCTGTACCGGTTCCTGGTGATGGACTTCGTCCTCATGCTTCTGGACACGCTTTTTGGGGAGCTGGTGTGGAG CAGGATTATCTCCGAGAAGAAGCTGAAGAGGCGGCGGAAGCCGGAGTTTGACATCGCCCGGAATGTCCTGGAGCTGATTTACGGGCAGACTCTGACCTG GCTGGGGGTGCTCTTCTCACCCCTCCTCCCCGCCGTGCAGATCATCAAGCTGCTGCTCGTCTTCTACGTCAAGAAG ACCAGCCTTCTGGCCAACTGCCAGGCGCCGCGCCGGCCCTGGCTGGCCTCACACATGAGCACGGTCTTCCTCACGCTGCTCTGCTTCCCCGCCTTCCTGGGCGCTGCCGTCTTCCTCTGCTACGCAGTCTGGCA GGTGAAGCCCTCGAGCACCTGTGGCCCCTTCCGGACCCTGGACAGCATGTACGAGGCTGGCAGGGTGTGGGTGCGCTACCTGGAGGCGGCGGGCCCCAGGGTCTCCTGGCTGCCCTGGGTGCACCGGTACCTGGTGGAAAACACATTCTTCGTCTTCCTGGTGTCAGCCCTGCTGCT GGCCGTGATCTACCTCAACATCCAGGTGGTGCGGGGCCAGCGGAGGGTCATCTGCCTGCTCAAGGAGCAGATCAGCAAC GAGGGGGAAGACAAAATCTTCTTAATCAACAAGCTTCACTCCATCTacgagaggaaggagagggaggagaggagcag GGTTGGGACAACCGAGGAGACTGCAGCACCCCCTGCGCTGCTCACAGAGGAACGGGATGACTAG